A single Triticum dicoccoides isolate Atlit2015 ecotype Zavitan chromosome 2A, WEW_v2.0, whole genome shotgun sequence DNA region contains:
- the LOC119354915 gene encoding protein DETOXIFICATION 16-like isoform X2, whose product MASSLDTLCGQAFGAKQYYLLGIYKQRAILVLTLVSVVVAVVWAYTGQILLLFGQDPEIAMGAGSYIRWMIPALFVYGPLQCHVRFLQTQNIVLPVMASSGITALSHVLVCWLLVYKIGLGNKGAALANAISYLANVSILALYIRLSPSCKSTWTGVSKEAFRGIVSFMKLAVPSALMVCLEWWSFELLVLLSGLLPNPKLEASVLSISLNTGSLAFMIPFGLGAAISTRVSNELGARRPEAARLATRVIMVLGLATGVSLGLIMISVRNLWGYAYSNEKEVVEYIARMMPILSVSIIFDDLQCVLSGVVRGCGLQKIGACVNLSAYYLVGIPAALCFAFVYHLGGMGLWFGIICGLVVQMLLLLAITMCTNWDKEALKAKDRVFSSSLPLDMTT is encoded by the exons ATGGCGAGCAGCTTGGACACACTGTGCGGGCAAGCCTTCGGGGCAAAGCAGTACTACCTGCTCGGCATCTACAAGCAGAGGGCCATCCTTGTGCTCACTCTGGTGAGCGTTGTGGTTGCGGTGGTCTGGGCCTACACCGGGCAGATCCTCCTGCTCTTCGGCCAGGACCCGGAGATCGCCATGGGGGCGGGGAGCTACATCCGATGGATGATTCCGGCATTGTTCGTCTATGGGCCGCTGCAGTGCCACGTCCGGTTCCTCCAGACGCAGAACATCGTCCTCCCGGTGATGGCGAGCTCGGGCATCACGGCGCTCAGCCACGTGCTCGTGTGCTGGTTGCTGGTGTACAAGATTGGGCTGGGCAACAAGGGCGCTGCCCTGGCCAACGCCATCTCGTACCTGGCCAATGTGTCAATCCTGGCTCTCTACATCAGGCTCTCTCCATCCTGCAAGAGCACTTGGACAGGGGTCTCAAAGGAGGCGTTCCGCGGCATCGTTAGCTTCATGAAGCTCGCCGTGCCATCTGCGCTCATGGTTTG CTTAGAGTGGTGGTCGTTTGAGCTGCTGGTGCTTCTCTCCGGACTTCTCCCAAATCCTAAGCTCGAGGCATCCGTGCTGTCCATCAG CTTAAACACAGGTTCGTTGGCATTCATGATCCCCTTCGGGCTTGGGGCAGCCATAAG CACCCGTGTCTCGAACGAGCTTGGTGCTCGGCGGCCTGAAGCCGCACGTCTGGCTACTCGCGTGATCATGGTTCTGGGTCTCGCGACGGGTGTGTCGCTAGGACTTATTATGATTTCGGTGCGCAATCTATGGGGATATGCATACAGCAACGAGAAGGAAGTGGTGGAGTACATTGCGAGGATGATGCCTATTCTCTCCGTGTCCATCATTTTCGACGATCTGCAATGTGTTCTTTCAG GTGTTGTTAGGGGCTGTGGCTTGCAGAAGATCGGTGCTTGTGTCAACCTCAGTGCATACTACCTTGTCGGTATCCCGGCGGCGCTATGCTTTGCCTTTGTCTACCATCTTGGCGGAATG GGGCTGTGGTTCGGAATAATCTGCGGACTAGtcgtgcagatgctgctgctgcttgcCATTACCATGTGCACCAACTGGGATAAAGAG GCTCTCAAGGCAAAGGACAGAGTCTTCAGTTCGTCCCTACCTCTAGACATGACGACATGA